The segment catcaatttgatttactggaacaatttgaagatggGACAAACAAAAGTAATAAGGAGCGTCACAAGGAGGATGAGTCtagtttcatcaaaaaccatcatgaattgaatcatcatGAGGAGGATCATCAAAATGTCGATTATGTGAAAGATCTCCACGAACTCGATCAAACTGTGAAGGAGAAGGAACACCACAAGGATTACTTCCGCGATTTAAACCACAAGAAAAGACACGCGATTGATCATAACGAGGATGATAATCACAAGGAAATTACTGAACATCATAAATCTGACTTCAAAGAACATCTGAATGATGGATCCAATAAGCACACAATGCAAGTTCATAATGAGGATAATTTCCAAGTAGTTAAAGATGAACACGAATTGAATCATGATGAGCAAAATCATGGGGATGCTGAGTCGTCAAAAGATGTACATAATTTAGATCAGTTTATCACCGAAAAGGAACATCACAAGAAATAtgaaaagaatacaaaCCACGGAGTATCCTTACATCTCACTCGCCGTGACGAGCTCAACCAACACGACAATCTCATAATTGATAAGGGCttaaaatcatcaaacacaTTCGCCAACGACCGTGCCAAAGATCACTACGAATCAAGTCGTACATTAGGTGGCCAACTTCATTCCAAAGAACATTACGCTAAGGAACACCATGAAAAAGAACGTCATGAAACAGCACCTGGTGTAGAACAATACGAAAAGGAGAATCACGATAAGGAAGAGCATGCGAAAGAGAATCCCGAATTGGGTCCACAAGAACATGAACAAGTGTTTAAGGAACATGGTAAAGTAGGTAATAAACTAGCGTCAAGTAATGATGCTAGTGTTGAGAAGGAATCTAGATTGAATATGAAGCTGAATGGACCACTTCAAATTACTCCACCTGTTTCTGTCCAAGTTGTGCTTCCCGTCATTGGATAGTACTTTTATTGGTATTATTGCTGCAAATTTCATTTAGTTTTTATTATGTTGTCTGTGAGAGAAGGAAAATCTTGAGGGATCTATCCTCCCTCTACTCCAGGTTTGGCCATTTTTGTCATGTATTTTGTTATTCACTTCCATTGTTTTGATCAATGTGGTTCATGTATGTTCatgttttgtttatcttGGTTTTGCTATACATTTGTGTCAACGTGTGCTTATTCGatttttgttcttgtcTCCATTGAGGCATGAAAAAGTTGCACTTTCTGGTCATTTTATAATTTCGtgatttttcatcattttgtttgtcaTCGTACCGATGATGACTATTTTTACTATTACCTTAAACCTTTTAGAATTATATTTTTAGATTTCATTATTATATGTGTTTTTGTTAAATAgagtttttgaatataCAATATGCCCCCATCATTTTACAACTTCGGTATAAACATCGTATCTAATTCATTAAGTACATATCGTATCAACTATGcttttattgaaaaaatccCTCAATATTACCATTTCCAAGGTTATTCAACCCCAAATCCAAATCTCCGTTAGCTCCATTGCCACTTGTACCACTAGTAGTTCCACCAAAATGTTCGAAAATGCTCTCCAGATTTaggaaatcaaaatcaaaatcgTGAAATTGGTTCAAAACATCTAAGTTTTCTAATCCACCCATAAACAGTGGCTGTGGTTGTAATGCTTGCAGCTGTGGTACAGGCTGTTGAGCACCCAGGACAGGACAACTAGAACCCGGTGAAGCCACTAGTTGGGAAGATGGGGCATTACCCATTACGTCGTTACCACCAGTTCTTGCTGTTGCAAACTTCATAGAGTCTTCACCAGACGACGTTATATTGACTGATTGCAACTGCGGCGGTATTGGAGCTGGTGTATTTGCAGAATAACCACTACCACTCAATGGACTTGGTGTATGCGTCTTGAAGGCATCAAAGCTTCCTCTTATACTTGATTCTACTTGATTAGGATATAAGTTCAGCTTCATCATCGATCCATGATCAAATGGAcattttttcatctttttattcattggcgattgtaattgttgttgttgaggtgATTTGTGACTTGCTGCTTGTAAAGGCGGAGGTAATTGACTTActttaatttcttcatcattcatCGGTGTCGTGATCAGTGATATTGGACATTTGGATACTTCTCTCTTTACTGATTGTGAAGTGGGTGATGTCATCAGGTCGGACAGCACAGATGCAGTACTACCTTTATTGTGCATTACGGGACAACCAGATGCTGCTGCGTTGACTTTGCCTGTGTTCTGTACAGGACATGAAGCTGCAGCTACGGCTGATTGTGCATCACCATCAGCTAATACAGGACAAGCAGAAGCGTTTCCATTATTGAAGCTGGGTAATCCAGCATGAAGCTTGGAATAGTTCAAATCTTTGCTCAATGTAATGTAAAATTTCCACAACTTTATGAGCTTTGTTAATCGTTCCTTATTTATCAATACCGATTCTAAAAAGGTGataatttgttcaatttcgGCCGTAAGATCATCCATGCATTCTGTAGGTGAAAGAAGTCCCTTATTTGTCATAATTGCTGTGCAAccttctttcaacaaattggcGTCGCGCgattcatttttgaatctAGTGAGAAGTCccacaacaaattgaaccaGTCTAGTTAACACTTCTGTTCCGATTGAGTAAAGGTACTGAGCATGGCGTTTTGGTGTTACACGCAACAGTTGAATAAGTTGCGATAATTTTGTGAAAATGTTTGGTACAACATTGTTAATCATTGTAGCATCACCCAATTCTTCACCTTGTAACATGATGAGATAAATCATGAAATATGACAAGTAATCAAGAATGATTAAAATTTCGAACTTGCGGGCTTCGCTAAATCGTTGAACGCCAACATCAGTTATCCAAGTCTGACAttgttttatcaattgttcCAAAGTGCTGATTATTAATTTATTTGATCCCAAGTTTAAGATTCCGTGATATAGTGAGCAGGATACATTGGCAATTAGGTAATGAACATGCAAAGAAACAATTAGCTGATCTTCAGACAATTTGgataaaaattttaaatgATATTGCAACAGgtcaacttcttcaatcttgcGGTATATACGTCTCAATAACCCATCTAAATATTCCGAATGTTTCACCAAAGGAACAAAGTTCAAAGTAACCAAATTGGTTAATCTAACAATACTGGCCCAAAGGTGACAAAAATGTAACTTCATGTCTTTTCTTCGTTTTTTGTATTGAGATCTAATTTCTACCAATTCTGGGTCTTTCCAAATTTCCAATGATCCATCAAGCAATAAATGGAGGAAAGCCGTGTATAACGAAGTGAAGGAATTTTTGGTATCAGTGATGCTCGATCCGGGTTTCTTgtaatcatcaatttcccTATTTAGTAGAACAATAACCACTGCACAATATGATAACGATCTATTGTAATCTTCATTCTCGAAATGAACAAGAAACTCTTGTACATTATGAAGCAAGTTGGATTGACGAGGACCAAGACTTAACAACATAACTTCGTTAGGAAAAGtatcttcaaattgttcacaCAAATCCTTATTTGTTGcttctttgaaaatgactCTCAATTCAGATAAGGACTCCTCCACgatcaacaccaacatACATAGAAAGATTCCAcatgatttcaattgtgcCTCGAATTCATGACCGCCAGCATTTTGGGGCAAATTTAGCACAACTTCATCGTTTGCAGTTTTCTTGAAGACAGCTTGTATGTCAAATCTATAAAAAGAT is part of the Candida orthopsilosis Co 90-125, chromosome 2 draft sequence genome and harbors:
- a CDS encoding Zcf20 protein (predicted zinc-finger protein of unknown); protein product: MVQTEKGSYTPVNPSSSSVAKPKRQRNRTPKSCIQCSKRKIFCSKERPACSNCIKYSVGHLCSYALPPWADASANNNNNSNNNSSSSSAKPNDTKSNSPRCSLIESPLSPTRIQQTDEYRQLKQSNEKIIQSQRKEIDDLKRQLSVQQQLSPRDTTTKQQQQSMSNSGNIPITVLNKISPLANTYNNSKIEMLNDYTLCTIDNSPSGNKNIYVDTYSWINIIKLDPQLTTLWFRITNLQKMYHVYKMNMLKRGQSTDNVIKKVAKKSNYKINEIDFTYSLQPTTPSDSNKEQRQQQQQPLRCPVVECDFNFMSEEQQFTTPSPMRSVSVSPAVKLERSATIIEKSTTSELQQKLIGLWESLISLPRGESKLNIQQIHFLLDYYYKSDIESKDILSFYRFDIQAVFKKTANDEVVLNLPQNAGGHEFEAQLKSCGIFLCMLVLIVEESLSELRVIFKEATNKDLCEQFEDTFPNEVMLLSLGPRQSNLLHNVQEFLVHFENEDYNRSLSYCAVVIVLLNREIDDYKKPGSSITDTKNSFTSLYTAFLHLLLDGSLEIWKDPELVEIRSQYKKRRKDMKLHFCHLWASIVRLTNLVTLNFVPLVKHSEYLDGLLRRIYRKIEEVDSLQYHLKFLSKLSEDQLIVSLHVHYLIANVSCSLYHGILNLGSNKLIISTLEQLIKQCQTWITDVGVQRFSEARKFEILIILDYLSYFMIYLIMLQGEELGDATMINNVVPNIFTKLSQLIQSLRVTPKRHAQYLYSIGTEVLTRSVQFVVGLLTRFKNESRDANLLKEGCTAIMTNKGLLSPTECMDDLTAEIEQIITFLESVLINKERLTKLIKLWKFYITLSKDLNYSKLHAGLPSFNNGNASACPVLADGDAQSAVAAASCPVQNTGKVNAAASGCPVMHNKGSTASVSSDSMTSPTSQSVKREVSKCPISSITTPMNDEEIKVSQLPPPLQAASHKSPQQQQLQSPMNKKMKKCPFDHGSMMKSNLYPNQVESSIRGSFDAFKTHTPSPLSGSGYSANTPAPIPPQLQSVNITSSGEDSMKFATARTGGNDVMGNAPSSQLVASPGSSCPVSGAQQPVPQSQALQPQPSFMGGLENLDVLNQFHDFDFDFLNSESIFEHFGGTTSGTSGNGANGDLDLGLNNLGNGNIEGFFQ